Genomic DNA from Diorhabda carinulata isolate Delta chromosome 10, icDioCari1.1, whole genome shotgun sequence:
ATTTTATTGACTAGTGGTGGTACTAAGATTTCGGTTTTGTTGACTTGGGTTATTAGTACCCGAATTAAGATTGTCTGAAAAGCTGATATTATTGACTAATCTAACGATTCGTACTTTTTAGAATATCACCTGACGGCATGAGGATAGTTCTCTATGATTTAGATGGGACTAAGGGGGTTCCTCTTGGAGAAGAACCAATCCCGGTACCGGTCCAAGGCGCCGATAATATTTTCGGATTAGAAAATTTACCGGAGAAACATTGGAAGAAATATACGTACgcgaaaaaatttgttgaattggTAAGAGCTAAAACTCCGAAAGTGACATACTACACCGACAAAGCGAAATGTTTTCTGATGGAAAATCTTACGGATTTCGAAGTTTGTTTCTATGATGGTGAGAAtagatttcattttaatatttatatactttattggtcctatatttcatataatgttcacagataaaaaatgaatcacTTCTAATTGTTAAATGgtctgaaaaaatatattataacagCAAATGTAGCAGGTACCCACTTCTTTCACtgtgtttttctatttttcccatatcatttcaatgtttttcttcgtttttcaatGGTTTTCTTTAATgttcaatagtttttttattattcttcttcGTTCTCAACATTTATCCATACCAATTCTTatgttttttgtctttttaggTGCTGGACCTACTATTGCTTCTACTGTCTTTTGCTTCCTTCCTCAATTCCTCtgattcttcttctcttttcaCCTTCAGCTCCTCTATTCTATTCAATCCTATCTTAGTGTCTTtgttagtatttttttgtttctttgtttggTCCATTTATTTCTTCCTTGTCATCTCCCTATATTTTTCGGTCATTTTTTCACATCCTGAAGAAACTTTTTTCCCAATTCAtggtatattatttattttttgtactatttttgtaatatatctTTTCTCAcacaatttttctcattaaagaGCAAATGTTAAGtctgaaaaatggtttttcttctTGTCTTCTTactaaaatcatatttttaattagtttttatatattttttaggtgGTAAGGTAACTAGATCGGCCACCGAAGGAATTACAATAAATGATGCTTCTGGCAATAAATTTGAGTTTGTTAGTCAAACCGAATTAACTAATTTGAGCGGTACCATAGATCTGATGTGGATGCACAGCCAGGATTCTTTCGATTACTGTATTTTATTGGAAAAGACGCTCTCTTCACTACCCCGCCCTTCTTTTCCTGTTATTATTGGTAGGAAACCGTCATCTATGAACACGTTTGGGAAAGAGAATCAAACCCAAACAATAGTAAGTTGATCATTCCATCTACCGGAATCGATTTAATTTAGCACCAAAGTCAAGCAATAACGAAATTCTGCAATTCTGCCGTTTCTTTCCACGTCTTGTCTGCAAGTATTTGCTAACTTGATCCGCCAATCTTCTTCTCTAAACTTTCCTAGGGGACGCCTGTACTCGTTGAGATTCGTATCCCAAACTCGGTGTGCCACCCTAGCACCGCCCATTCGTTTCTCATGGCCTAGCCATTGCACGCGTTTGGCTAATTCGGTCAATATGTTTGAGGCGTCGTACAGTGTATTTCCACCACACCCCCAAAGATTTTAGCGCCCAGGGACGAAGTTTTGTCTCCAACCCTGTGGTGTATTATGGCAGGCATATATACACAGGGCTTATGCTGATAACTTAGTTATTCTTTGCCTGGGAAAGGACGCCGCCGACTCGGGAGGCACCGTGACAAGGGCTCTATGACTAGTGGACAGGTAGCGCCAATCCGAAGAGCTAGGATATATATACCTCAATGGTCAAAGCTCTTCTAATGTATGGGGCCATCGTGTagtgaataataatttaataaattttatcccaattattttttctatttaatgtactaatatttttcttgtcagTCTAAATCATTGTAATAACTATAgtttaattactttttatttgaattaatttttgtaatgcTATCTATATagcaatttattcaaataaaatcaaaaatttcaaaatttgatcaattcttCACATCATCATTTTTATACAACTCTGTATGTTAAACGAGGATCTATCTTTTGGAATGTGGAAAAATGAAGTGTCAACTTGTATATATCATTCTGTATATATGAATTTATGTTCGGACAACTTTCTATTGCTTCGATAATGCCATTAAATTTGTGTCTACATGTATCATTATGTATATTGAAAGATTAGTTCCCGATTAcgattttttctcttaaaaactaaatttagaTATGGCGGTTTTGAgaaatttctaatttgattgaatttcagCCTTCGTTCACTATGTCATATAATGGTACGAATGTTGGATCGACTATGGGAAATAACTCGAATgtacgagaaaaaaaaattacagttcCAGGAGTGGGTACCGCTTATCAGTTGGCTAATGGTGAGGTGCAAGTGAGGTTTCCGGATAGTACTCAACTATGGGTAGATGGTAAGTATTgaaatgattattgaaaaaattattttccatcagATTGTATTACCcttagtattttttattctgGCTATATCCcttcattaataattttgagaCATACCAAAATCATTTTTAGGTGTCTGCCGTgttgtataataattttgaaaataacccTAAGGagttgagttttgaaaattctggAATCGTGTAAttccactataccaacacttaCACTGAATGTCCAGTATCTTCTTCCTTGACTATTGGATGTTCTGGAATGGTTCGAACTGAACCTACTTATACATCAACACTCTGAGTTACACTGTGTGTGCAATATCCTCTATTATACTCTCCTTTTGATCAATTTTGGAACACACTGAGTTCATTTTTATTGGTTGTTGGATAATTGTTTCGGTTTTTGTGTTCTTCACGGTGTAATTCTTTTGGAAAATACACCTAGGAATTGGTTTTTGTAAGTTCTAGAACTGTTCGTACTGAACACACTTTCCTACTGATACATCAACACTCCGAGTTACACTACGTATCAAATATCCTTTATTATGCTCTCCTTCAAATCTTTTGATCAAATTTGGGACATACTGAGTTTATTTTTATGGGTTTTTGGGTAACTATTTCGGTTTTTGTCTTCTTCACGGTGTAATACTTTGTAAAGTACCCCTAGGAATCAAATTTTGATCCATTTTGGGACATATTAACATCATTATTTGGTGTAGTTggttaattttgtatattgagTTATCTAACCTCTAAAGGTTCGTACTACCACTTACTACCACTACCACCACACAAACAGTCATggttaaatttttgaatatctttaatttttcttgaaaaaactcCTAGTGTGGGTCAATTCTAGTCAAAATTTACCATCGTACttcctattgaaatttattgttgtaAATGGTAttttaattacttaaaatatttatattggcATTCTTATtacttaatgaaaaatttgttattgtaggaAAACATCGCGTAAAGTTTCAGTATGCGGACGGTCATATATCCAGTTATACAAACAACGAAGTTATTCCAAGAGTAATAATGGAAAAGTTACAACACATGCctaaagtattgaaatatttgatgcCGTCCCCGGTtactcaaaaaattgttaatttaagATGATCGTTATGTAAATTAAaagaatgaatatttattttcaatgttataaACACCCGTTTAGCTATTAAGAAGAGAGcacttttaattaataaattattttaactacTTTTTCCCTATCTATTAATATACGCCATTTTTAATTATCCCAATTACCATAATACTGAGCTATACACTCGTATCTGCCCGGCATaggtttataataaaatcacgTTAGTTTAGCGATTTCGATGTTGtcgaatccatttatcgagatCGAACTTTCGGTTTTACCAATAATTGGATTGGTTTACTTCCGGTTCGACATTTTTGACTAGATTTATAAATTGAAGATTCTATTTTGGAGGGTCTATATAGGAAAAACGTAAAAAGCAATATTTATTTAcgtttgtatttattaaaatcgaaTTAATTGTGTTAAACTTTCACGGTCATTGGCCATTGCTTGAATGTTTCTTGTGCTGTTTACTTTAACTtctattaggttaggtttactgtAGCTTCGATAGGATTAGATATTCTAGCAcatattaggttaggtttactttagcttcaatTATGTtagatttactttaattttaattaggtATACTTCAgctttgattaggttaggttaactcAAGTTTCAATTAGGATAGTTTACTTTAACATTAATTAGgcttactttagcttcgattaggttagaATTAGTTTAACTTCAATTAGGTTTACTTACCTTCGATTCAGTTTACTGTAGCTTTAATTAGATTAAGTTTACTTTTGCTCATAATAGTTTAGGTTGACTTTAGCTAAGGTTATgattaatttatctattttttactcgattaggttagttttattttctctttgaTAGATTTGGTGTAATTCAGCTTCGATTAGgttcagtttatttttgattaggttaggttcgcTTTAGTTTCGATAAGGTTAACTAAAGCTTACTAACTAAACACtaattttacgattttttacaatattattgcacaattatcaaagaaataaaaaacaaatataattggTAGTTAGCATAGGAAACAAGATATCCTCCCATAGCTGTTGTTAAATGGATAAGTCTCAAGTTAACAATGATTTTGGACTGAAAACCCTCAAAAATGGGtaaaaaatcaaagaataaGCCATAGGAGTTTGTTTGCAGTTTCTAGTCTAAAGTAGATCCAACAAAACCACTAATTTTACgagtttttccaagtttaatgCACAATTACCCAAGAAAAGAAGAGTTTGCTGAGAATAGTGTGAAAAGAAGCAGGATATCCtcagaattaaaataaatttgttctttATAATGAGTGATAAAAGAGAGTGAATGGACGATGAAGTCATGGAGTTGATTAACTTTTATCAGCTGCATGAGTTTTTATGGAATAACCAGcatataatttatgaaaatcgcGATAAAGAACTgcaaaaatttgatgaaattgcaaaaaaaattgaaaattgggaCGGGAATGAAGTTTAGAGGAAAATctacaatttaattattattagtagATTTATTTTCTCACTATAATGTAGTGAGTCTGAAGTTTTTATCGGGTGTGAcacaaacttaaaaaaaaatgaaaaaaactgaagaatgGCGATGGCGAGAAGAGATTAACTCTAAATGGAAGTTTTTCTCAGCCTTAAAATTTATTCTGCCCGGTTTCATCCCAACATCAATATCAAACATTCATTCTTAATTCATTTCTTCTATATGCCCATTCCTTCATCCAACAATCCCTTTTTTCActctatttatttgaataaaacaatttatgataaaCTTGTCACTATGAGTGGAGTCTCACACTTTCTTTCGAGACTTAGTCTCAGGTGGGCATGAAATAATCGAGGTTTCGAGACTGCAATGAATGTTGAGTTTCTGAAAGCAGTCTGGAGACAGAAATTTAAAAAGTGTAACATTCGACACCTATTTATTTGAgggtaaaatttgtttttaaaatagtcTATTTAAAAAGAAAGTATATTGTGTAAAACATGATTGTAggtatataatattataaagtaaataaaagataaattttactCTTCATCTGCTTCGAGATTAATATGGCTTCCGAATTTTCCATATAGATATGATTTCAAATCACTCATAGTTTCCTTCACTTCACTAGACTTGAgttttaaatgtttaatttcTTCGTCTATCTTATTTTTCGTCTCTTCTAAACACTTTTGGGTTTTTTCGACATTTTGAAAGATGAAAACTTCTCCTACTAAATACGGAATCTGTTCGTCATCGTCGAAAAGTGCGATTTCATCACATGCATCTTCAATATTCTTCAGatcattttcttttgttttaatttcgtCTTTAAAGTCTTCCAATTTAGCGTTCAATCTAGCGAAACGATTAATTTTCTGTTGATCTTCATATGTGATGTGAACGTCAGAATCTGGTTGAAACGTACCTTTACTGTTTGTTGAAGTCATTTCGACGTCTCAATTACTTGAAATTCTGAACTCCTTATTTAGAAATGTAGAAGAATATTCACAGTTGAGTAATTTTATATAGGTTATAGGATTTATTGAACTgtcaactttttcttcttttggaACATTGAAAAACTGAATACCATAGAGTTGCACTAATTTGGAATATCTGGAATCTGATGTTTATACTAAACATACTGATtgccaacactcacaattatactatCAGACGAGCGTTTCGAtgaccaagttattgtcttcagatactgaaaaAACGGTTTATTCAAGTTGGTTATGAAAACATAaatcagacaatgtaattgtgagtattaaTGTAGTTCTAGTCTAAAACGATGTTCAAGGTATATCAATGACGACGGTGCCACAAATTTCAACTCAATTCCCTATACACTGCCATAACGTTATTCTGCGCCAGTGCAGTAACCTTTAAAATTTTGTCATATTAATGAGTTTAGAGATAATATACTAATACCAAGAAATGaacagttgaaaaaaaatacattacaaaTTTTTCCCTCCAGCTTAAGTACATGACTTTATCTTATTTTCTGTAatctttattgaatttattatttgtctatGGCATCGACGCATACGATAAAGGTACAATTTCATGTGGACGCTCGACGCTGGCTTAGAATGTCAAATGAGATCACGTGGTATAATTTCAGCTTAAGGGCAATTCTACATTTGCTGCGTAAAATATAAAAGCGTCAAGTTTAAATACgctcaaaaaattgtaaaatatatcaccTCTGCAAATAGTCTGTTAACCAATAAACATAAAGTGTTCGTTAAATGTAAACTGTCACATTTTTGAGTTGAATACCCGatttaaaaagttaaagaaTTTCTGGTTTTGTGATGACATTCCAATCATAATTGTACCACGTGACCTCATTTGACGCTGTAAGCCGGCGTCAAGCATCAACCTAAAATTGCACCTTAAGATAAATAGCAACCATAAATaactgtcaaaaattttttgatatggCGTCTAAGGGCAAACAGGATCATCATGTATTATTACTCTATTTAAAGAGtggtttttgttattattctttatttaattgACTGTAtaagttataattaaaaatgccTCAAACATGTCTTGTACTCGATTGCGGAAGCCGTTCCAACAGGGATGATGTGAGGTTTTTTTCAATACCCGCTGAATTGAGCTTTAgatttgttaaagaaaaaaacgaattatcAAAGAAACGGAGAGCGCTCTGGATAGCAGCAATTAATCGAGATGATCTCACGGAATCTAAACTAAAGAACCAGAGGGTTTGCAGTAAACATTTTATCACAGGTAATCCATATCTTAAGAATTTTTAACATTGAACGTAAATTATAAGTTCGTCattttattggaataatattttgtatttttttattcctatcaACTACGTGGATTATTAGCGAGTAATTGAAGTtcaatacattcaatattacaatCATCTACATTTTATTAGTTAGTTTGCAGTCTTTCGGGTAGTTTATAAGTTTCTTTGGGTCTTCTTGAAATAGCTTCTTCAGTGAATGTGGTAGTTGCTAAAGTTTTCATTCCTTGATGGGATccacataaaattaatatttattttgttgtttctgCAAGTGAGCTCATTCTTAATAAGAATGACAATAGAATGTTTGGGATATTGTTGTCAGATTGTCATTAGTGAACTTTGGGAATCTGTTATTTTAAGGATATTTTTAGAGCCAATTTTCTGGAATTCCTCAGATGCTTCTAGAATGGCAAACAATTTAGCAGAGTGGGTAGATGTAAAAGGAGAGACTACAGAAGATTTTGACAATATTCCGGAGTAGAAGGCAGCTACAGTTACATTTCAATCTAAGGTTCTAAGGAACTCTAATTTCATTATGTTTGTTGGTGTTTCTGATTTATTGAGGGGAGCAAGTCTCCGGCTGTAGTAGAGAGAGCTAATTGATTGTGAGGGGATAGCATCTATTGATGATCTATCATAGATATATGGGAATTGCATAATCATACTGGATACATGTTGactatgtgatagaaaagagaTGTCATTGCACTAGTTGAGAATCAGATAAGATGTTACGGATTACaggattttttgtattcaaaaatacAGATATAGCTCATGAGATGCTCAGATATTGtattcgataaaaaagtggTAGCTCCCCAGTTTCTCCATATAAATTTTGGATGGGACTTGTACAACGGGCACTCAAATAGATGCATGCTGTTTTGTTTTGTAGAATAGTGACTTGGGTAGGTTAAttgcaaaattaaaataatgcaTAGGTTTTTCAATACATTAGATTTTGTTGTctttaaactaaaaaaacatatttaaaaactCCATCTCATcacttttttttacaataagGTAAAGGTACCAATAATTGACACAATTGGAATCCCTTacgatattttaatatattttttaagatccAATAATCGACACCTATTATTCAGTTGTTGACACACTAGCAATTGACAAGTATCAATGATTGACACACCAATTATtgacaaaaactttatttttaggCATAAAATATGAGAGATAATCAAATTGGGTACAAGAATAGAATTTAAGCTTCAAAAATATCTATCTCctttgaaaaagtatattttattcaatcgCCAATATTTTGCAATTCAGTTTCTTAGTCTTCCATTTTTATTGTGGAAATATCGTGTTCCATCagtctgaaaaaatttaatatcattttcgttataaattttttaaccaCATAGATATATCTGTAGAAGAATGTTTGCCTTTTACCTCCCAAAAACTTTGCCAAtacaaaatttagaattttagaTTCccttttgattttaaattaacttCTTGCTTGTTTTCACATTCGGCCTCATCTTCGGATTCCTCCTTATCTCATTGAACATCTATGCTATCACTACTTTCTTCCCATTCCTCGCTATCATATGAGATTTCAAAGTCtatcatagttttttttcttttaactgATTTTTGTGTTGTTTTCTTTACCTCTTGCTTGCGTTTCCTCTCTTCAGcacttctttctttttcttcctaCTTCTTTTCTAGTTATTTTATCATGGTATTCCTGTCGACTTTCTGATGTAATGGCAGAaggaattttttctttgtttcgttttttattttcatatttgctTTCTTCTGTCCAAAACAGAGCCTTTTTAAATAGCGTTGAtacattttgtttcaaaactgaCGGCATATTACAACTACCGAACTGAAactgcaaaatattttagtttttccgTGATTTATACACTAAATAGTAATTGCATTGAAAATTTGAAGCTTCTATGCCTACTAGAAGTGCCTTAAAGTTTTGAAGATCGATCAGTCAGTGACAAAATTTTTTGCTCGACTTGGCGGGAGCATTGCCGTTCCCCCAGATACAAAAATGCTATTTTCGATGACTTACCCAacgtttttacaattttaagcACAACGGCAATCACCTTTGTCTCTGGTTCGTCATCTGAGATTTGTTTATACAGCTTCACAATGTTTTACTTCTCTATAGACGATAAGTGACCTACAATTACAGACGACTGTATTTGGAATATTATCTGCgtccattttcaaattagttGTTACAAgaactgtttttatattttaataaaacaatagcAATTATGCAAGAAAgaacaaaatgtaaaatatttgtttataatttatacaattgTCATATGTCATAAATGTCAAAAGTGCTATGTAAAACCGGCCGGAATTCGACCAATCAGGAATCAATAGAATTGCCAACTTAAATTCATATTCTTTTAGTTTAAAAAGACCAATCAATTGATATTGTACTGGTTGTCACACGCTTTAAATGATCAATCAATGCGTTCGCGTAAAGCGAGTTCAGTTAGCGCGAATTTTAAATACCGCAAAGTGTGtgttagaaatatatttcaatatgtcGCTTCGTATTGACGAAaagtttcaatatattttgtattaatgttAGGAAAGCCTGCTGCTTTAGAGGAGTACAGTCATCCTGACTGGATTCCGTCTCAAAATATGGGACGCAATTCTCCAAAAG
This window encodes:
- the LOC130898830 gene encoding probable prefoldin subunit 4, with the protein product MTSTNSKGTFQPDSDVHITYEDQQKINRFARLNAKLEDFKDEIKTKENDLKNIEDACDEIALFDDDEQIPYLVGEVFIFQNVEKTQKCLEETKNKIDEEIKHLKLKSSEVKETMSDLKSYLYGKFGSHINLEADEE